Genomic segment of Benincasa hispida cultivar B227 chromosome 1, ASM972705v1, whole genome shotgun sequence:
TGATGAAACGCTCATCTAAATTATCAGTGGCCTCTATTACCTGGTGGACAAGCAAAGAAGTTGTTCCTACTTGGGCAGAGGTGTCAGTTTTTTCCTTGTTTCTTCTGAtgtaaacaaatttataaaCCAACCCAAGAAGCAAAAAGACAATAAAGAGTGAAGATCCAAGAGCTACCATTGCAATTTGAATATTGTTAAGACGAGAGCTACCACGAGAGCTCGAATGGCTAGCACAAAGTTTGATAATGCTACTTACATTGCAACTTAAGGCATCTAGTTCATCACAGCTCATGCAAAGCCCAGGATTACCTAAGAACGATGAGGGACGAGAATTCAGAAACTTCATTAATGACTGTGGCACAGGACCCGTGAAGAAATTATCTGAAATGTTAAACTCGACTAACAATGAACTTAGTTCACCAAGAACTCTTATACTTCCAGTCAAATTATTGTGAGACAAATCTAACCTCTCTACCATGACCAGATTCTTCAGCTCAGAAGGTATTTGGCCAGTTAACCCATTGTCACTGAGATTCAGGGAATAGAACATATTCTTCCAACCTCCAATAGATGAAGGGATTTCTCCTCCAAACAAATTGCCACCAAGATCTAGCACTGAAAGGCTTTCAAGTTCTGATAATACTTTCGGAATGCCTCCTGTAAATTGATTCTCTTTTAATATCAATGTGGATATAACTTTCCAGCCGGCCAAAGTACGAGATGCAGAACCATTCAGTAAATTGAATCCTACATCAAAATTATTCAACTCGATACAATTTGAGAGGGATGATGGCAAAGGTCCTTCCAAGAAGTTGTGAGACAAGCTCAAACTCTGAATATTCACGAGATTTCCCAACTCATTCGGCATAAGACCTGTAAGCTTGTTCCTTGACAAATTAATTGAGGTGAGATTGATGCAATTTCCCAAACTTGAGGGAATTTTTCCATGCAGGTCATTTTCACTGGCATCCATGAATCGAAGACTGTGATTTCTCATAAATTCCGGCAGAACCCCTGTTAGATTATTccttttcaaaatcaatctctGAAGAGTCAAACAAGTTCCTATATCGGAAGGTACATTTCCTTGAAATTGATTGAAACCTAAGTTTAACATCCTTAATGTCTTTCCAGAGCATAAATTAGGTGGAAGTTGACCGGTGAACTGGTTATTGGTGAACTCCACTTGCACTAAGCTACTGCTGAGTCCCAAACTTTGAGGTATGACACCAGAAAAATGGTTTTCGAACAAAGAAATATTTTTGAGGTGCTTGAGTTCAGTGATTATCAAGGGTAGTTCACCAGAAAGGTTGTTTTCGTACACAAGAATATGTTGGAGACTTGCAATCTTCCAGATGCTAATTGGAATCTCACCAGTCAATCGGTTCGAAAACAATTGAAGGGTCTCTAAACCACTTAGCAAACCTAATTCACTAGGGATATGTCCCTCAAGTTGGTTGACATACAAATTCAGTTCTCTCAAGGATTTGCAAGCCCCAAGTTCAGGAGGTATATTACCAGACAGTTGATTTCTAGAGAGATCCAGAAGCGAAAGGTTACTTAGGCGGCCAAAGGAGGAAGGAATATGACCTGTTAGACTTGAATTGACAATGATTAAGGTCGTTAGGCGACTACACTTGCCTAGCCCAGCTGGTATACTTCCTGTATAACCATTGAAAGACAAATCTATATATTCTAGACTCTTGCAATTGCCTGAACCCAAAGGAATTGGACCCTCAAGATTGTTGTGGCTTACACCCAGATTAACAAGATTATCAAGATTGTTAAGACTATTGGGCAATATTCCCACTAATTGGTTGTGATCCAAATAAAGATGCACCAATTGACTACAATTCCCAATGGAAGAAGGTATGGTACCAGACAACTGATTTCCATACAGATACAAATGCAATACCTGCCTCAAATTCCCCACATTTGAAGGAATAGAACTATTGAGATTGTTTTCACTAAGATACAGTTGATGCAAATTCAGATTTTGAAATAACGAGTCCGGTATATGACCCGTTAGAACATTGGCATGGAAGTTCACAAACGTCAAGTTTCGAAGGTGAGTTCAGGATTGAGGAATTTCTCCACCAAATTGGTTCGAGGAGAGATCCAAGTACTCCAAATGGCTACAGTTAGCTATCCCATAAGGAATTTCACCAGAGAAAGCGTTGGTAGTCAAATCAATGGTACGCAAGTGGATCAAACGAGCAATTTCGGGTCCAAGCTGACCCGAAATGCCACGGTTAGAGAGATTGAAGGTGATGACACGAAGGGTTTCATCACACAGAATCCCAGGCCATGAACAGGGAGTGGAATCAGAGGGATTCCAATGATGGAGGAGAGAAGATTTGGAAGTCCATCGCGTTTTAAGTGATAATAAAGCCAACCCATCTGAGTTTAAACCAGAAACTGTATAGATAGGGAAAGAGAAGCATACAAGTAGGAAGAAAAGGCGGGAAAGAAGATGCATAACAACCAAACCCACATGAATTGCAGCACAAAGAAGTTACAAATCCAGCAGTTTGTGATGGAGGatacaaagaaagaaagaaattaggGATTGGTTTGAGTTTGATTTGGGTAATTGAAAGTTGGAACTGAAAATGAAACAGTTTGAATGCTATTGGAAAGTGGGTGGCGGTGGTGGCAGCTCAAGAATCGGATGGGACACGCAACCATTTCAAGTTGAAATCGTATTTGTACAAGTTTTTTCGTAACTAAccataaacattaaaaattcTTCAAATTGACCTTTTTTAaagacattttatttatttatttatttatttatttatttacctttTTGAGATGTGGAGTCCTCACCTTGCTCTCAATTTCAAATGAACCACTTTACTATCTCTCCTCTTTGtgtttctttttatattatCATAACGTAAAATATCAGAAATGATCCGAATTTAAACTTTGAGAGgctattaaaaaataaagatactTTATCATTTTGTTTCGTTTATAAGTATGATtggagaaaatacaaaaaattgtatgaaaatgagtggtgacaaaaacaaaatcaatgtTTGTGCAACAAAATATGAGTGATCGTCAAGTTTAGGTGCATGAGTACTCAGAAACTTAGATAAATTTGGCTTTTGGAGTATtaaagtcaattttttttttttagagtttacAAGCATGATtgaaaagaacacaaaaaaacgTATGGAAACGAGTCAATTAGATAAAACAAAATTGCATTGACGAAGATATAATCAAGATAAAATCGCAAAAGCGAGAGTTGTGGGATTGTTAAGCTTGAGCTTAGCGATCATACACCTTTTGTTACGCAAgcattgattttgtttttgtcaCATTTCTTTTGATACAACTTCATTTTAGTTAAATGACCACTCATTTTCACACAATTATTTGTGTCCTTTCGAACCATTTTTATAGATTGAACAAAAGGTTAAAAGCATTTTTACATTTAAATGGTCTCACAAAATTTAAACTTAGATAATTTATgggtaaaataagaaaaaaactaatagagaaaaaatagaaaagtgaTTCATTTAAAATGAGGGCAAACTGTATATTTGACATCtctaaaaagtaaaagaaaacgtGAAAAAAGAGGTCAGTTTAGTGgaaaaatttggattttgagttaatTTGGACGACTTTTCATGGTCTTTTGAAGTCTCCATCAATGTGGACGCAAAATTTA
This window contains:
- the LOC120083975 gene encoding LOW QUALITY PROTEIN: receptor-like protein kinase (The sequence of the model RefSeq protein was modified relative to this genomic sequence to represent the inferred CDS: substituted 1 base at 1 genomic stop codon) codes for the protein MHLLSRLFFLLVCFSFPIYTVSGLNSDGLALLSLKTRWTSKSSLLHHWNPSDSTPCSWPGILCDETLRVITFNLSNRGISGQLGPEIARLIHLRTIDLTTNAFSGEIPYGIANCSHLEYLDLSSNQFGGEIPQSXTHLRNLTFVNFHANVLTGHIPDSLFQNLNLHQLYLSENNLNSSIPSNVGNLRQVLHLYLYGNQLSGTIPSSIGNCSQLVHLYLDHNQLVGILPNSLNNLDNLVNLGVSHNNLEGPIPLGSGNCKSLEYIDLSFNGYTGSIPAGLGKCSRLTTLIIVNSSLTGHIPSSFGRLSNLSLLDLSRNQLSGNIPPELGACKSLRELNLYVNQLEGHIPSELGLLSGLETLQLFSNRLTGEIPISIWKIASLQHILVYENNLSGELPLIITELKHLKNISLFENHFSGVIPQSLGLSSSLVQVEFTNNQFTGQLPPNLCSGKTLRMLNLGFNQFQGNVPSDIGTCLTLQRLILKRNNLTGVLPEFMRNHSLRFMDASENDLHGKIPSSLGNCINLTSINLSRNKLTGLMPNELGNLVNIQSLSLSHNFLEGPLPSSLSNCIELNNFDVGFNLLNGSASRTLAGWKVISTLILKENQFTGGIPKVLSELESLSVLDLGGNLFGGEIPSSIGGWKNMFYSLNLSDNGLTGQIPSELKNLVMVERLDLSHNNLTGSIRVLGELSSLLVEFNISDNFFTGPVPQSLMKFLNSRPSSFLGNPGLCMSCDELDALSCNVSSIIKLCASHSSSRGSSRLNNIQIAMVALGSSLFIVFLLLGLVYKFVYIRRNKEKTDTSAQVGTTSLLVHQVIEATDNLDERFIIGRGAHGVVYKASLDSVRAFAVKKLTFGGCKGGSQSMIREIQTVGNIKHRNLIALEDFWLGKDYGLLLYRYQPNGSLDDVLHQMNPAPALTWEVRHNIAIGIAHGLTYLHYDCDPPIIHRDIKPQNILLDSEMEPHITDFGLAKLLDQTSAPTASSSFAGTIGYIAPENAFSAAKSKASDVYSFGVLLLELITRKKPSDLSFMEVGNIMVWVRSGWNETEEIDNIVDPMLVEELVDSDRREQIKKVVLVALRCTEKDPNKRPMMRDVVNHLIDSKTSH